A window of the Candidatus Nitrosotalea okcheonensis genome harbors these coding sequences:
- a CDS encoding GRP family sugar transporter — translation MNPFGLVSSIGSAVCWGTFFVPIKKVHVANIWQLQGSTGIGVLLFAIPIGFFWGFEILPSGLLSGVIWTVGNILALYSVKLIGLSRTSPFLAGFSILVSFLWGILFFGEKFSYMTLAIGAIGLLLAGLPVIASATKTSTIQRRGYLIAAASGIIGGSYVIPMQATHTLQSGFFSSSLSIFAIGIPLLFLSRCWIKKEITAGIISGSLFNAGSLFVLIAIASIGITVAYPISQTATLFAVSWGVLYFKEISDKHNMLRVITGSVMILSGAALLSIA, via the coding sequence TTGAATCCATTTGGATTGGTGTCATCTATTGGCTCAGCTGTTTGTTGGGGTACTTTTTTTGTTCCAATCAAAAAGGTTCACGTTGCAAACATTTGGCAACTCCAAGGATCTACAGGAATAGGAGTTCTCCTTTTTGCAATACCAATTGGTTTTTTCTGGGGATTTGAAATTTTACCTAGCGGTCTTCTCAGTGGAGTAATTTGGACGGTGGGAAACATTCTGGCACTTTATTCAGTCAAGCTCATTGGACTCTCAAGAACCTCACCATTTCTTGCAGGTTTTAGCATTCTAGTTTCATTTCTGTGGGGAATTTTGTTCTTTGGGGAGAAGTTTAGCTATATGACATTAGCAATTGGGGCAATCGGATTACTGTTAGCTGGTTTACCAGTTATTGCAAGCGCTACAAAGACTTCAACTATTCAACGGAGGGGATACTTGATCGCTGCAGCGTCAGGCATTATTGGAGGTTCTTATGTTATCCCAATGCAGGCAACACATACGCTACAATCTGGATTCTTTTCATCTAGCTTGTCTATTTTTGCAATAGGGATCCCATTATTGTTTTTATCACGATGCTGGATCAAGAAAGAGATCACGGCTGGAATAATTTCAGGAAGTTTATTCAATGCAGGTAGCTTGTTTGTCTTGATAGCCATAGCATCAATAGGAATTACAGTAGCATATCCCATTTCCCAGACAGCTACACTTTTTGCCGTGTCCTGGGGAGTTTTGTATTTTAAGGAAATATCTGACAAGCACAATATGCTTAGGGTCATCACCGGATCTGTCATGATTTTGTCTGGGGCAGCATTGCTCTCTATTGCCTAG
- a CDS encoding SDR family NAD(P)-dependent oxidoreductase, whose product MDYSGKVVVITGASSGIGEQSAEKFAKLHANVVLVSRNEKRLQEIATKLSKYNIEAFAYACDISNKDQVDKMGKIIIEKFGKIDVLVNNAGFGIYNTVEKTKINEMESQISTNFLGMMYCTKTFLQKMLEQRSGHIVNVASVAGSIGIPGMASYCASKFAMLGFSESLFHELKGTGVGITVVSPIMVRTNFFNHESFGKMPRYSATSLDSKTVANAVVRAASSPRIEIVVPQIVRFVIWLKQTFPYLINPIVGEIFRKSVKSKLD is encoded by the coding sequence TTGGATTATTCTGGTAAAGTAGTTGTTATTACAGGCGCATCAAGTGGAATCGGCGAACAGTCAGCTGAAAAATTTGCAAAACTACATGCCAATGTTGTACTTGTATCCAGAAATGAGAAGCGATTGCAGGAAATAGCTACAAAATTATCAAAGTATAACATTGAGGCTTTTGCTTACGCATGTGACATTTCTAACAAAGATCAGGTGGATAAAATGGGAAAAATTATAATTGAAAAATTTGGTAAAATCGATGTACTTGTAAATAATGCTGGTTTTGGGATATACAATACGGTAGAAAAAACAAAAATCAATGAAATGGAGTCACAAATATCCACAAATTTTCTTGGAATGATGTATTGCACGAAGACATTTCTACAAAAAATGCTAGAACAAAGATCCGGACATATTGTTAATGTGGCATCTGTAGCGGGAAGTATTGGAATTCCAGGAATGGCATCTTACTGTGCATCAAAATTTGCCATGCTGGGATTTTCTGAATCATTATTTCACGAACTAAAGGGGACTGGAGTAGGAATAACTGTTGTAAGTCCAATAATGGTGAGAACTAATTTCTTTAATCACGAGTCTTTTGGCAAGATGCCGCGATATTCAGCCACATCACTTGATTCAAAGACAGTGGCAAATGCTGTGGTCAGAGCCGCATCATCACCTAGAATCGAGATTGTTGTTCCACAAATAGTAAGATTCGTAATATGGCTAAAGCAGACTTTTCCATATTTGATAAATCCTATAGTAGGCGAAATTTTCCGAAAATCAGTAAAATCCAAACTGGATTGA
- a CDS encoding ATP/GTP-binding protein gives MKAIFIVGTAGAGKSLLASKILDYYSRNGAFVGMLNLDPGVENLPYTCDIDVRDYIDIMQIMKQYDLGPNGAMIMANDLIASKIDDLQNEIDNVNPDYLIIDTPGQIELFAYRASGPFLIQNLNAEEKASIFLHDGSLMTSPSNFISIALLATSVKLRLGLSQINVLTKTDLIEDKIKEILKWSTNMTSLEDALAKNSDGENYTLAINILRGLNLGGFAQGTIPISNATGEGMANLQAALSRVLNLGEEVED, from the coding sequence ATGAAGGCGATTTTCATAGTAGGAACTGCAGGAGCGGGAAAATCTTTGCTAGCTTCTAAAATTCTGGATTATTATTCTAGAAATGGCGCTTTCGTTGGAATGTTAAATCTAGATCCAGGTGTTGAGAATCTCCCCTATACATGTGACATAGATGTTAGGGATTACATAGACATCATGCAGATCATGAAACAATATGATCTTGGCCCAAATGGAGCTATGATCATGGCAAATGATCTTATTGCGTCAAAAATAGATGATCTGCAAAATGAAATAGATAATGTAAATCCAGATTATCTCATAATAGATACACCTGGCCAAATTGAGCTGTTTGCTTATAGAGCCAGTGGACCATTTCTTATACAAAACTTGAATGCAGAAGAAAAGGCGTCTATATTTCTTCACGATGGATCGCTTATGACATCTCCTAGCAATTTTATTTCAATTGCATTACTTGCTACTTCAGTAAAATTACGACTTGGTTTATCACAAATAAATGTCCTAACAAAAACAGATCTTATTGAAGATAAGATTAAAGAGATATTAAAATGGTCAACAAACATGACAAGTCTAGAAGATGCACTTGCAAAAAATTCTGATGGTGAAAATTATACTCTTGCGATAAATATTCTTAGAGGCCTGAATTTGGGAGGATTTGCACAGGGGACAATTCCCATTTCTAATGCTACTGGGGAAGGAATGGCAAACCTTCAAGCTGCGCTAAGCCGTGTACTCAATTTAGGCGAAGAGGTAGAGGATTAA
- a CDS encoding enoyl-CoA hydratase/isomerase family protein, producing MTYLKVEREEEIVQITINRQDKLNAMNLDVMNEFISLLDDLEKDSSKVIIITGDGPKAFSAGADIEYMSSIGPAEAEKYALCGHEVLNRIEKLEKPVIAAVNGYALGGGCELALSCDIRFASPNAQLGQPEVTLGICPGWGGTQRLLRIIGPARAKDLIFSGRKILAEEAFSMGLINKIFPSESLLAETRAYAKAISKNSSFAIGISKMLVNRGTDTNLDTGLKLEIYSWAVCFSTKDREERMRKFIAKK from the coding sequence ATGACGTATCTAAAAGTTGAACGAGAAGAAGAAATTGTTCAAATTACAATCAATAGGCAAGACAAACTAAATGCAATGAATCTGGATGTCATGAATGAATTTATCTCTCTTCTTGATGACTTGGAAAAAGACTCTTCCAAAGTCATTATTATTACTGGTGACGGTCCAAAAGCTTTCTCAGCCGGTGCAGATATTGAATATATGAGTAGCATTGGCCCAGCCGAGGCAGAAAAATATGCACTTTGTGGACACGAAGTTTTGAACAGGATTGAAAAATTAGAAAAACCTGTCATTGCAGCAGTAAATGGGTATGCTTTGGGAGGAGGATGTGAACTTGCACTCTCATGTGATATCAGATTTGCATCACCGAACGCACAACTTGGCCAGCCAGAGGTTACATTAGGAATTTGTCCAGGCTGGGGTGGTACACAAAGACTATTACGAATAATTGGTCCAGCCAGAGCCAAAGATCTAATATTTTCCGGTAGAAAAATTCTTGCAGAAGAAGCATTTTCAATGGGCTTGATAAATAAAATATTTCCATCTGAGAGTCTACTTGCTGAAACTAGAGCATATGCAAAAGCAATATCTAAAAACAGTAGTTTTGCAATAGGAATCTCTAAGATGCTTGTAAACAGAGGAACTGATACAAATCTTGATACCGGATTGAAACTTGAAATCTATTCATGGGCTGTATGTTTTTCAACCAAGGATAGAGAAGAAAGAATGCGTAAATTCATTGCAAAGAAATAA
- a CDS encoding homoserine kinase: MKNVSARAPSSTANLGPGFDVFGLALDAYYDEVQITKQGRGITIESSDSVPLEPEKNSAGLVVREMAKKFKIKDGLLIKIKKGVPAGFGMGSSAASAAAAAIAFNALFDLGLDPNSLVKFAGIGEKASAGSIHYDNVSASVLGGFVIVRTDPLDVIKIDPPKDLVLCVAIPKINVPKKKTQVSRGVLPQQVKLSDYVKNLANASAITTGFINKDVELIGHSIKDIIVEPARKHLIPGFDMVKTNALKAGALGVTISGAGPSVISFTSKSADHKKICKAMEKGFASADTKCTTVICRPSKGAFVL, translated from the coding sequence ATGAAGAATGTAAGTGCTAGAGCTCCAAGCTCTACAGCTAATCTGGGTCCTGGTTTTGATGTGTTTGGATTAGCTCTTGACGCATATTATGATGAAGTACAGATAACAAAGCAAGGAAGGGGAATAACTATTGAGAGTTCAGATTCTGTTCCTTTGGAGCCAGAAAAAAATTCAGCAGGACTAGTAGTCAGGGAAATGGCAAAAAAATTCAAGATAAAAGACGGGCTTTTAATTAAAATCAAGAAAGGAGTTCCAGCGGGGTTTGGAATGGGTAGTAGTGCAGCATCTGCTGCAGCTGCGGCAATTGCATTTAATGCATTATTTGACCTTGGCCTTGACCCAAATAGCCTTGTAAAATTTGCAGGAATTGGAGAAAAAGCAAGTGCCGGATCTATTCACTATGATAATGTTAGTGCATCAGTTCTAGGCGGATTTGTGATAGTAAGAACAGATCCGCTTGACGTGATAAAAATTGACCCTCCAAAGGATTTGGTTTTATGTGTAGCAATACCAAAAATCAATGTTCCAAAAAAAAAGACACAAGTATCTAGGGGAGTTCTTCCTCAACAAGTAAAATTATCAGATTATGTGAAAAATCTTGCTAATGCATCTGCAATAACTACAGGATTCATCAATAAAGATGTAGAATTGATAGGTCATTCAATAAAGGACATAATTGTAGAGCCTGCTAGAAAACATTTGATTCCAGGCTTTGACATGGTCAAGACAAATGCACTAAAAGCTGGTGCGCTAGGTGTAACAATAAGCGGTGCAGGTCCATCAGTAATTTCATTCACATCAAAATCTGCTGATCATAAGAAGATCTGTAAAGCAATGGAAAAAGGATTTGCATCAGCAGATACAAAATGTACTACTGTAATTTGTAGGCCAAGCAAAGGCGCTTTTGTGCTTTAG
- a CDS encoding lysylphosphatidylglycerol synthase transmembrane domain-containing protein yields the protein MNWKILAIPVSVIPFLIIAATFNVNLENLLAIGFLPFLGASIAMAGKLFTQGLKFNYLVKKFLGPVDVNWRTISVRIGSEFVTSTTPSFVGGELVRIMWLGKKGVPIGKASWVTIIEIVTEVLVSGAFAIVAAAISFVYGAYAMGITILAISIPITGLWATLFFLSSKRTFQIPGWASRIATKIGKERSLKYVDKTNLWMKEICDMSRQTLHTKEIKKAFTVSIIISVFTWSLYGLSFMIIANGAGYVIDFFHSLMATMASIAVGNLPITIGGSGLTEFSIWAYLGHLNSLTFEAAKNSLQWNIVIAWRIATYHVGLVISWLFLMKVVYPSIKKAKTV from the coding sequence ATGAATTGGAAGATTCTTGCCATTCCTGTTAGTGTAATACCGTTTCTTATCATTGCAGCCACATTTAATGTGAATCTTGAAAATCTTCTTGCAATAGGCTTCCTACCTTTCTTGGGAGCCTCAATTGCCATGGCTGGTAAATTATTCACTCAAGGACTAAAATTTAATTATCTTGTAAAGAAATTCTTGGGTCCCGTGGATGTAAACTGGAGAACAATTTCTGTAAGGATAGGCAGCGAATTTGTAACGTCTACTACTCCATCTTTTGTAGGTGGTGAATTGGTTAGAATAATGTGGTTAGGAAAAAAAGGCGTTCCTATTGGAAAAGCATCCTGGGTAACAATAATAGAAATTGTAACTGAAGTACTGGTCTCAGGGGCATTTGCAATTGTTGCTGCAGCAATTTCATTTGTATATGGCGCTTATGCTATGGGAATAACAATACTTGCAATTAGTATTCCTATAACTGGACTTTGGGCTACTCTATTCTTTTTGTCATCAAAAAGAACCTTTCAGATACCTGGCTGGGCTTCTAGAATTGCTACAAAAATAGGAAAAGAGCGCTCATTGAAATATGTTGATAAAACCAATCTGTGGATGAAAGAAATTTGCGACATGAGTAGACAGACCCTTCATACCAAAGAGATCAAAAAAGCATTTACAGTTTCAATAATAATTTCTGTATTTACGTGGTCACTTTATGGTTTATCCTTTATGATAATTGCAAATGGTGCAGGATATGTGATAGACTTTTTCCATTCTCTAATGGCTACAATGGCATCCATCGCAGTAGGCAATCTACCAATTACCATTGGGGGTTCTGGTCTTACTGAATTTTCAATCTGGGCATATTTGGGACACTTGAATAGTTTGACATTTGAGGCTGCCAAGAATAGTCTCCAATGGAATATTGTGATTGCGTGGAGAATAGCTACCTATCACGTTGGCCTTGTAATAAGCTGGCTCTTCCTTATGAAAGTGGTTTATCCAAGCATAAAGAAAGCAAAAACCGTATAG
- a CDS encoding 7-cyano-7-deazaguanine synthase has protein sequence MKAVIVFSGGLDSVCTAAYLQKRYELHGITFSYGQKASREVKIAHQFSQLLKFREHKIVNIEFMKDLYENTNALTNSKIAIPSKFDYSIVAPIRNAIFLSIASAWAFSKKAEAVVYGAHIGDTRYPDCRPIFTKLLAKALNEGEVDGINLGLRKKIKIWSPFMDNLSKSDLLKKGYKELGEQIFKSWSCYGSGKIHCGKCESCNNRKLAFIKSKILDKTRYSDF, from the coding sequence TTGAAAGCTGTCATAGTATTTAGTGGAGGTCTGGATTCAGTATGCACTGCAGCCTATCTTCAAAAACGATATGAATTGCATGGAATAACTTTTTCTTACGGGCAAAAGGCAAGCAGAGAAGTAAAAATTGCACACCAATTTTCACAATTATTAAAATTTAGAGAACATAAGATAGTAAATATTGAATTTATGAAAGACCTGTACGAAAATACAAATGCCCTAACTAATTCTAAAATAGCAATTCCTTCAAAATTTGATTATTCCATAGTTGCCCCAATAAGAAATGCCATTTTTCTCAGCATAGCCTCAGCATGGGCATTTTCAAAAAAAGCAGAGGCTGTTGTCTATGGTGCTCATATTGGAGACACTAGATATCCAGATTGTAGACCAATATTTACAAAATTACTCGCAAAGGCTTTGAATGAAGGAGAAGTTGATGGAATAAATCTAGGTCTTAGAAAGAAGATAAAAATTTGGAGCCCATTTATGGACAATCTTTCAAAGAGTGATCTGCTAAAGAAAGGATACAAAGAGTTGGGCGAGCAAATTTTCAAAAGTTGGAGTTGTTATGGAAGTGGTAAGATCCATTGTGGAAAATGCGAATCATGCAATAACAGAAAATTGGCTTTTATTAAATCCAAAATTTTGGACAAGACTAGATATTCAGATTTTTGA